One Nicotiana sylvestris chromosome 12, ASM39365v2, whole genome shotgun sequence genomic window carries:
- the LOC104248446 gene encoding uncharacterized protein, which yields MDDDSFRARVHKVFGALSSSAPSSAWSLTDDEVEKKEWNRSALKQGKEDDDQTLCSSSYDGLFKQNGRRNLTTQGLQNDPNDEESRFEDPNDVWEIRSSIGLDPTLDNEDEEDEYDRVAEGRVGAADRLYMNAIDQETSYDPSGRNICRDARANHMAAQVRLKEDADAAVKCETHFDGITLCGEQQSTEPLQVHSKVKPILKRTRKSENGVLKSMKRVRFNPSCKDKCEGASELEVSWAAPAAANSSSQKNESILDNSRPNVPDHILNPSKYTHYSLDSPSKLDDESNIQACVYLLEEVKKLKHDQLARETRDVSATNTKSVAFVPRQKNSYAIAAKDATPSKEMIKEACNVSLHPKGFPVAIAAVEAQESGDPMEEDMEAHVGDNNIVSHKPVRHYRSKAEMNDSVT from the exons ATGGACGATGACAGCTTCAGAGCCCGTGTACACAAAGTTTTCGGCGCTCTCTCTTCATCAGCACCGTCGTCGGCGTGGTCTCTCACCGACGATGAAGTGGAGAAGAAAGAGTGGAACCGAAGCGCACTGAAGCAAGGGAAAGAGGATGATGACCAAACCCTTTGTTCTTCGTCATATGATGGATTATTCAAACAAAATGGCAGGAGGAACTTGACCACTCAAGGGCTCCAAAATGATCCAAATGATGAGGAAAGTCGTTTTGAGGACCCTAATGATGTTTGGGAAATCAGATCCTCCATTGGCTTGGATCCCACGCTTGATAATGAG GACGAGGAAGATGAATATGATAGAGTGGCGGAAGGCAGAGTGGGTGCTGCTGATCGCTTGTACATGAACGCTATTGATCAGGAAACATCTTATGATCCTTCAGGACGTAACATCTGTAGAGACGCACGTGCAAATCATATGGCTGCACAAGTTAGGCTGAAGGAAGATGCTGATGCAGCTGTGAAATGTGAAACTCATTTTGATGGTATCACTCTATGTGGTGAGCAGCAGTCTACTGAACCACTTCAGGTTCATAGTAAGGTGAAGCCAATTTTGAAAAGAACAAGGAAATCTGAGAATGGTGTGCTCAAGTCCATGAAACGAGTCAGGTTTAATCCTAGTTGTAAAGATAAATGTGAAGGGGCTTCAGAGCTAGAAGTTTCTTGGGCAGCTCCTGCAGCAGCAAATTCTAGTTCTCAAAAAAATGAATCTATTCTTGACAACAGTAGGCCGAATGTTCCTGATCATATTCTCAACCCTTCAAAGTATACTCACTATAGTTTGGATTCTCCTAGCAAGCTTGATGATGAATCAAATATTCAAGCTTGCGTATACCTTCTCGAGGAGGTTAAGAAGTTGAAGCATGATCAATTGGCACGAGAAACTAGGGACGTGTCAGCTACTAATACTAAATCAGTAGCCTTTGTGCCTAGGCAGAAGAACTCATATGCTATAGCAGCAAAGGATGCAACTCCGTCAAAGGAAATGATTAAAGAAGCTTGTAATGTATCCTTGCACCCAAAAGGCTTTCCTGTTGCCATTGCCGCTGTAGAGGCTCAAGAAAGTGGAGATCCAATGGAAGAAGATATGGAAGCACATGTAGGTGACAATAACATCGTCTCCCATAAACCAGTTCGCCATTATCGAAGCAAGGCAGAGATGAACGACTCTGTTACTTGA